Proteins co-encoded in one Spirosoma endbachense genomic window:
- a CDS encoding CocE/NonD family hydrolase → MKHITHQQINNNPKALNIVLCLLLSLLAHQLAAQTPAGVNKADSAYVRENYTKLERMVPMRDGVKLFTSIYVPKNTDQKYPIMLDRTPYSVAPYGEDKYKTSLGPSMLFARDGYIIVYQDVRGRYMSEGDFVSVRPYIPNKKKKTDVDEISDTYDTIDWLIKTIPNNNGRVGTWGISAPGFYTTTTLIDAHPALKAASPQAPVTDWFMGDDRHHNGAFFLMGTFAFLSSYGQPRPVPTPKNSPGFSAYGTPNSYEFYMNMGPIKNANERIFKGNNAIWNEMMDHDTYDEFWQARNPVSHLKNIKPAVMTVGGWFDQEDLYGPLKVYAGIERNNPKSPNSLVMGPWIHGGWSRSTGETLGNIRFGDKTSVFYRETIEFPFFGHYLKDKPDPQLPKAYIFDTGSNQWKKYDQWPPKTAQEKKLYFHPNGKLSFDAPPNGQNTFDEYVSDPKKPVPYTAEIRPVRGSDFMYEDQRFAATRPDVVVYESDTLTEDVTIAGNVVADLFVSTTGTDADFVVKLIDVYPNNAPNNSPITTTKMAGFQLLVRGEVMRTKFRNSFSKPEAMKPGEVTEVKFDMQDAAHTFKKGHKLMIQVQSSWFPLVDRNPQTFVNIYKATEADFQKATHRVYFSPQQPSSVMVSVLKDPN, encoded by the coding sequence ATGAAGCACATTACTCATCAACAGATCAATAACAACCCAAAGGCACTCAACATCGTCCTATGCCTTTTGCTGTCTCTGCTGGCGCACCAACTGGCTGCCCAGACCCCAGCGGGAGTCAATAAAGCAGATTCGGCTTATGTCCGGGAAAACTATACGAAGCTGGAGCGCATGGTTCCTATGCGCGACGGAGTAAAGCTTTTCACGTCGATTTATGTGCCTAAAAACACCGACCAGAAGTATCCAATCATGCTCGACCGCACGCCCTATAGCGTAGCGCCCTATGGCGAGGATAAATACAAAACGTCGCTGGGGCCATCCATGCTCTTTGCCCGAGATGGCTATATAATTGTCTATCAGGACGTACGCGGGCGCTATATGTCTGAAGGTGATTTTGTATCGGTACGGCCTTACATTCCGAACAAGAAAAAGAAAACAGACGTCGACGAAATTTCTGACACCTACGACACCATCGATTGGTTAATCAAAACCATTCCGAACAACAACGGGCGGGTTGGCACCTGGGGCATATCGGCACCGGGTTTTTACACGACAACAACCCTTATCGACGCACACCCGGCCCTGAAAGCGGCTTCGCCACAGGCCCCCGTAACCGACTGGTTTATGGGCGACGATCGACACCATAATGGCGCGTTCTTTTTAATGGGCACCTTCGCTTTCCTGTCCTCCTATGGACAGCCGCGCCCTGTGCCCACCCCGAAGAACAGCCCTGGTTTTTCGGCTTACGGCACGCCCAACTCCTATGAATTTTACATGAATATGGGGCCCATTAAGAACGCGAATGAGCGGATTTTCAAGGGCAATAATGCGATCTGGAATGAGATGATGGATCATGACACCTACGATGAATTCTGGCAGGCCCGAAACCCCGTCTCCCATCTCAAGAACATCAAACCGGCTGTAATGACCGTTGGGGGCTGGTTCGATCAGGAAGATTTATATGGTCCGCTTAAAGTATATGCTGGCATCGAACGTAACAATCCGAAATCACCTAACTCATTGGTCATGGGGCCCTGGATTCACGGAGGCTGGTCGCGGTCGACGGGAGAAACACTGGGCAATATCCGCTTTGGCGACAAAACATCTGTGTTTTATCGGGAAACCATTGAGTTCCCTTTTTTCGGGCACTACCTGAAAGACAAACCCGATCCACAGCTTCCGAAAGCCTATATTTTTGATACGGGTTCAAATCAATGGAAAAAGTACGATCAATGGCCGCCCAAAACAGCCCAGGAGAAAAAACTCTATTTCCATCCGAATGGAAAGCTTTCGTTTGATGCTCCACCAAACGGCCAGAACACGTTTGATGAGTACGTCAGTGATCCTAAAAAACCGGTTCCTTATACAGCCGAAATCCGGCCGGTTCGTGGCAGCGATTTCATGTATGAAGACCAGCGTTTTGCTGCAACCCGCCCCGATGTGGTCGTATACGAATCAGATACATTAACCGAAGATGTGACTATAGCCGGTAATGTAGTAGCTGATCTGTTTGTCTCTACTACGGGTACTGATGCCGATTTCGTTGTTAAGCTGATTGATGTATATCCGAACAATGCACCCAACAACAGCCCTATTACTACGACCAAAATGGCTGGTTTTCAACTGCTTGTACGGGGTGAGGTGATGCGGACCAAGTTCCGAAACAGCTTTTCAAAGCCCGAAGCGATGAAGCCGGGTGAGGTGACAGAAGTTAAATTCGATATGCAGGATGCCGCTCATACCTTTAAAAAAGGTCATAAGCTGATGATACAGGTTCAAAGTTCGTGGTTTCCGCTGGTTGATCGCAATCCTCAAACGTTTGTGAATATTTACAAGGCAACTGAAGCTGATTTTCAAAAGGCAACTCATCGGGTTTATTTTTCACCCCAGCAGCCGTCGAGTGTTATGGTAAGCGTTCTTAAAGATCCTAATTAG
- a CDS encoding sialate O-acetylesterase has protein sequence MCKVFLVIAAFLAMNSLTVLAQSSFPPGISPTKFHLYVLAGQSNMAGRGTVETVDKTPHPRVWVLNRANQWVPATDPLHFDKPDVIGVGPGLAFGKLMATQDTTVFIGLIPTAAGGSAIDAWQPGGYHEQTHSHPYDEAIKRVQLAQKTGTLHGILWHQGESDSKPEQAAVYEQKLKQLINRFRQVLSAPAVPVVVGTLGDFYVAKNPAGAQINNILRALPRSEPHVACVDASGLTDKGDQTHFDAASARELGRRYAEAMQVLERTGK, from the coding sequence ATGTGCAAAGTATTTCTAGTAATTGCTGCTTTTCTGGCCATGAATAGCCTGACTGTACTTGCTCAATCATCATTTCCACCGGGCATTTCGCCGACGAAATTCCATCTGTATGTACTGGCTGGGCAGTCGAACATGGCGGGCCGGGGAACCGTTGAAACCGTTGACAAAACTCCGCATCCACGCGTCTGGGTATTGAACCGGGCCAACCAGTGGGTTCCTGCCACTGACCCGTTGCACTTCGACAAACCCGATGTAATTGGTGTCGGTCCTGGCCTGGCTTTTGGTAAATTAATGGCTACTCAGGACACCACCGTGTTTATTGGTCTTATTCCGACGGCAGCCGGCGGATCAGCTATTGATGCCTGGCAACCGGGCGGTTATCACGAGCAAACCCATAGTCATCCTTACGATGAAGCTATAAAACGAGTGCAACTGGCCCAGAAGACGGGTACGCTGCATGGCATTCTCTGGCATCAGGGCGAGAGCGACAGTAAACCCGAACAGGCAGCTGTATATGAACAAAAATTAAAGCAGCTTATAAACCGTTTTCGCCAGGTTTTAAGCGCTCCGGCCGTACCTGTTGTCGTTGGAACACTGGGCGACTTTTATGTTGCTAAAAATCCAGCAGGCGCTCAGATCAACAATATCCTTCGGGCTTTACCCAGGAGTGAGCCTCATGTCGCCTGTGTCGATGCATCAGGGTTGACTGATAAAGGGGATCAAACCCACTTCGACGCGGCATCGGCCCGTGAACTGGGTCGTCGATATGCCGAAGCCATGCAGGTTTTAGAGCGAACAGGGAAATAA